The genomic stretch TGGATATTGGGGTTGGTTTATAGACGGATGGGTTACGCACTTGGGCTAAGGCAGCAGGTGCAACAATGGCTAGACTGATAGCGATCGCACCTATGCTAGACAAGATTGCTGTAACTAGATATTGGGGGGAATGATCGGAGTATGGGCGTAGATGTTTCACGAAACTTCTTTTAATTCAGAAAAAGTCAATTGTAATTGAGTAGATTCTACTGTGGAATTAGCTGCACTATTTGTAAAGGGGATTTCTTTGAGTGGTGGAACCTTAATCGTCGGCACTATTTGGATCTTGCCATAAAATTCTGTTTGGAATAACTCCACCTTGGACTGGGATGACATCAGCAATAGTCCCCAAAACACACCAACACGATCATTAAATACTTCCGCTAGATCAGTTATCTCGATCTCTTCATCGGGATGGAGTATAAAATAACGCTCGATTTCCTCGACCATCTCTGACAAATTCTCTTTGTGGGCAAGTTGGGCGATCGCTTTCATGGCTGCCCGTCTTGCCATTTTGCCTTGGACTGGACGTTTAGCAGGTTTGCTGGTTTTGCGATCCACAATTTCAGCGATCGCTTCTATCTGCGTGATCAACTCCTCTAGGGTAATACGTCGAGCCTTGGGGGGTAATGCCACAGGAAGACGACGCAACCGCTTATCAAAATCCGTAGGCAATCGTAATGAACCTACTAACTCATTAGACTCTAGTTCTTCGAGATCTTCGCTGTTGTCGTCATCTTGTTCGTAGGCAGCTTGGATATCTGATAGTGAGTTAGCTTTGAGCAGTACTAGCATCGCAGCGTAGAGCATCGCTTGCCCTGAGTCATATAAATCACGGCGATCGCTCACAATCAATCGAGACAAAAAGCGATCGACGACATCAATTACCTGCACATCCCAAGGATCGATCTCACCTCGTTCTGCAAGGTCAATCAATAGGGCAATGGCATCTTTGGTAACTGATTCGGCGATGGATAGAGTCATGGAGCTTACGAGAAGCGGATGTTTAAAAATATCACCGATTGCAGGGTAATTCCAACAAATTTTAGTCCATAAACAACAAGGGGCTGAAGCCCCTTGTCTATATATCATAAAAATTTAAGAATACCAGCATATAGCAATCCTAAATCATTTGTAGATTTTGGGGTTTGTGGAAGCGCACCCCTTTGGGATGCGCTTCCACAAACCATTTAGGATTGCTATATCTATAGGATGTTTTCGTGAAGTGTAACCCATCAAATAACTAGCAAGCATGGATTAGGCGATCGCCAAAACATCCTACGA from Pseudanabaena sp. Chao 1811 encodes the following:
- a CDS encoding segregation/condensation protein A — its product is MTLSIAESVTKDAIALLIDLAERGEIDPWDVQVIDVVDRFLSRLIVSDRRDLYDSGQAMLYAAMLVLLKANSLSDIQAAYEQDDDNSEDLEELESNELVGSLRLPTDFDKRLRRLPVALPPKARRITLEELITQIEAIAEIVDRKTSKPAKRPVQGKMARRAAMKAIAQLAHKENLSEMVEEIERYFILHPDEEIEITDLAEVFNDRVGVFWGLLLMSSQSKVELFQTEFYGKIQIVPTIKVPPLKEIPFTNSAANSTVESTQLQLTFSELKEVS